Genomic window (Lynx canadensis isolate LIC74 chromosome A1, mLynCan4.pri.v2, whole genome shotgun sequence):
GGAAGAGGTACTTGGTTAGTGTCATTTTTATGAGCACatgaaggctcagagagaagtGACAAATCCAAGACCATACAGCTACAAGGGCCATACTGAAACTGGAATCCAAACCTGATTGACCCCAAAGCCACTGGCCACTCAGCCACCAGGAGGAATTAGGTCACAGGCATGGCTGCCAGCCTAGGGCTCCCTCCCTGGGAGGCAAGTTTGCTGAGACAAGGATGCCACGGCACATGAAAGACATACATGGGCTCCTTCCCTGAGCCTGAGGGCCATACCAAGGCATGGAAGAGCATTATGGGGGTGTTAGGGGTTGTGATAGgaaatcagaaatcagacaagTTACACCAGTCATTCCGACCATCAGGGCTCATTGGGTCAGTGATTTATTGCACACCAGGATGAGGTGAGGGGACCAGGAGCAGCCCAGGGCCCTTCATGTCATCAGAACCAGCATCTCTGGCCATAAGAATGTTCAGGTTATTCTGACTCATAGTTCTCCTGGTCAGCTTCCAGTccaaggcagagaggcagacaggtaGACTTCAAGGGACCCAGACCCCCCAGAGGCCTGGAACCTAAGTAAGGCATCCATCTCTGTCCCAAACAACTGCTTCTAATGGGAACTCTTCTCCACAAACTCATCACATCATCACTTATCAGTTCAACAAGCTTCTGCCAATTCAAGCTCAGAACTCCACACAGACCCCCATGCAGAGCATCTCCTACCCCATTCATCTCTCTCAGGCCTCCTCAGAGGCTCCTACAATCTCAGGGCAATTAGAACACAGGACCTTCCTTGCTGTGCCCAGCCTGCAGAGCCACCCCCTCTCTGGGCATGGTTGCCACAACTGTTACTGAGGCAGTTGAACCAGTTGAGGCTCCATGTCTCTGTCCCCGCCCTCATCCCGACCCCAGGGGCACCCCTTTTACTGCCAGCCTTAACTCATCCTCCATTACACCCAGAACACAGAATGGTCAAGAGGCTCTGCTTGTAAGTCCTTCCTGATGATTCACTTCATCTGCTTTCCACTCTGGGTGGGGATGGCTTAAGCCCCCCCACTCCTGGCCCTAGGATGAGCCAGCTCAGCTCTGAGGGCTTAGAGAAGCCAAGTCAGATGCTGAGGTTAAGGGGAGGATGAGAGTTGGGGCTCCCAGTTGGAGACTACAGCTGCCTCCCCACCAACCCCCATCCCCAGGCTGACTGTCCATAACCATAACCACTTCCATGTTACTTCCTTGCTCTGCCTCCACCTGCTGTCTCAACAGCTCTCCTTCTCAGACCCTGCCTGGCCTAGGGGCTGCACTGGCCACTTTCCCACACAGCCTCCCAGGCCAAGGCTACACCCTCTTCCAAAGAATCACAAAGTTGCTAGCCAGAGTCCTTCTCCTTCCATCCCACCAGTGCTCACTAGCCTGCTCCATCTCAACTGGGTCCACCAttcagggagggacagacagcTCACTACCTCTGGGAGCAGCCCAGCCCTCTGCTGCTCCTATTTCTTGTTGCCCCTAGCAAACCCCAACAGCCCCTCAAATTGGCTCCTGGGGACAACTCTTGAGACCCCTCActtttacacacacaaacacactacACTCTGGGAATGCTTGGGAAAGGAGTATACAATTTTGTTGGGGGAGGAAGTAGGCAGACACTTTCTGAATTCCAGCTCCATCAGTCCCAAAGTTTCAGATACATTCTCTGAAGGTAACTTCCGGTCTGAAGACTGGATGCGATGAGTAAAAGAAAGAGGtgatagaaggaaagaagggcagGGGACTGGATGCCAGAACCTCCAAGGCTACCAACAGGCCCCAACACCATGGGGGATCAGACCTCACACTGGGAACAAGGACCCTTTGCCGGGCTGGGCTGAGCCTGAGCTGTtgggtggagcacagaggagcagagggggtgcGGGGCTGGGGGTTCCACTCACTGGCAGATAATACATCCCGTCCAGGTGCCCTGCCTCAGAGGCCCAGGGTAGCGGGGGACCGCTGAAGGCCGGCGGGCCCGGGGATGGCGGCATCGACAGGCTGGGGATAGGCCCATAGGCGGGCGGGTAGAGGCTGGAGCCCAGGGCCAGCGGGGTGTAGACGCGGCGGGGTGGCCCTGGGGGCGATGGTGGCAGCAGCACCTCTACATATTGCCCGCTCTCTGGGTCGAAGAGCAGCCGTAGCCGAGGCTGTCGCGGCGCCTCCACAAAGTAGTATCGGCCGCTCTCGGGGTCCACCAGGACCTTCCCCGGATACGCGGTCCCAGGTGGCTTCCGCGCCCCCTGGAAAGGGCCTTCTGGGGACCGGTCCATTGGTGGCGCTGACGCGGcgcggggctggggcggggccgtTCTGCCTGCCGACGCCTGGGGCTCCCGCGGGAGAGACGACTGAACGGCAGTCGCGGTCTCGGGGGCCACACGAGGCGTCTCCAATTTGGGTGCTATCCCAGGGCTCAAGCTAGGGTTCGCCTGAGGGGAGCTGGGACAGGGTGGTCTGGATGGTTGGGGCCCGGCTGGCCCTATGGGCGACTGCTGGGGTGAGGTGCGAGCGCCTCCTAGAGGGCTGGTCCGCCCCTGGCCGTCAGGGACCAGGCGCTGGACCTCCGCATCCCGGTTCTCTACGCCAGAACCGCGCACCAGGACTCCCCCAGGTCCCTCCCGCCGGCGGCCCAAGGCCAGTGCACCAGGCAGCGGATCTCAGTGCGCGCGAAGGGTTTTGCCGTGCTGTTCTCTGCTCTCCGCCTCAGGACCCCGTTGGGCTGTGAAGCGTCCCGGGGGACTGTGTCGGAGGACGGCTCTGGGGGCTCGTAGGGGTGCGTCACGACTGGCAGAAAGTCCTTCAGATAAACAGAAGTGTAgtgagctggggctggggactCCAGCGCCTGGAACTCTTGTGTCTTGGATGAGCCGCCCTCCTCTCCGCGGGGTTCCGCCGGTGGCGCAGGCAGCCCCGAACCTGGTGTTCCCGGAGGAAAGCTTGGCGCGTACGTGGTCTTCACCATCTTGCGCACGTCGCGGGGCCGTGGAATGGCCACGCGCGGTCGTCCCGAGGCTGCTTCTCCAGGGCCCGAGACTTCCCGGTGCACATCGGCATCCAAGGTGCCCACGAGGCGACTGAGGGGCAGCTCGGGTGCATCCACTTCTGGCGACTGCTGACTGCCTCGGAAGGCAAGATTCCGCATCTCCCGCGTGGACGGACTCTGCGCGTCTGTGAGCTCGGGGGTCCTGGGGGCGGACGGTCTAGGCAGCGCCAGCTCCTCCTGTCCTATCCCATTTAGAGCTTCCGATGTAGGTACTATCGATGAGCCCTGCAGTGTGGGATCCCACGTCTCTTGGGGAGATGGGTTCCACGTCCCATTAGTACGATCTGGAGCCTCCAGTGAGGACAAGGCCGGCGGGGACGGGCTCCTATTGCCCTCTGCGGTATTCCCAACTGCAGGTTTCGGAACCTCCCCAGGGAAGGAGCTTCGGGGGATGGGCTTCTTGTTCTGGCAACACCCTGATTCCACTGAGAACGGATCGGTGGGGAAGGGCTTCTTCTGCTGACAGTTTCCTCGATAGCAGGATCCTGATTTCCCCAGGCAGAGGATGCCTCGGGAAACGACGGGCTACTTACTCTCCGAATAGCTCGATTCCACGGAGGCAGATTCTGGGGGGACGGGCAGTGAGGACCCCGTACGGTCCCATTTGGAGCCTGCCACAGTGGGGACGAGCTCCTAGGTTTTCCAGCCTTACTCGGAACCTCCCGGGGGTCCCTAGACTCAAAAGGCGGAGACGGTTCCCTCAGGATGGTTCGATCCAGAGTCTCTCGCGGGAACCGAGCCTCGAGTTCCTGACTGTGCGCCTCCTGAATCTTCTCCCCTGACTGCAGGAAGATGCTGGAACTAACCGGACCCAGCGGCTCGGTCCCCGGCGCGGGCTTGTCACGCCGAATCGCGCGCTCTCGGAGGCTAGGCCACGGCCGTGGTGCCCTGGCAGGGGCTGAACTATGATGCACGCGGGGTGGCCGAGACCTGGCCTCCTCCAGGACCTTTCGGGTACTGCGGGCCGTTTCCCGGGTCGCACACTCCAGCCGCCCCGTGGGCCCGAAGGTGGCGCTGCTCCGGGCAGGGGCCGCAGGGCTTAGTTTTCTGGCCAGCGCTGTCTGCACTAGACCCGCGGCTTCCTGCAGGCGGCCCAGCGACTCATCCAGGGAGCCAGTGCGCAGAAGCAGTCGGGGCGCGGCGCGCCCGCCTCCCGCGGGGGGCTCCGGGGTCGGGGGCGCAGCTCAATTTGACGCTTGGGCACAGTCCGGGGTCTGGCGGGCTCGGCGCGTTCCTCCAGCGCCACCTCCACACACTCGAACTGCGCTGGGGTCCCAGGACTTGGCCCGCGGGGCCGCAGCTCCAGGTAAGTGGCCCAGCGGGAGCCACCGTTCGGGGCCTGAGGCGTCGGTGTTGCTGGAGCAGGAGTCGCGGGCCCGGGCGGAGAGAGGCTGCGGAAAGCTCGAGCGGTGAGCTGCTGCACCTCGCTATCCGCCGCGTCGGAGCGGCTGAACAGGGCCCCGGCGCCGAAGATGACTTCCATCTCCCCCGACGGCAGCATGcgcagctggggctggggtggccgCGGGCCGGAGCCCGGGCCTCGCGGGAAACCCGAGCTGGTCCCGAGCTGCTGGCGGCTATTCTGGGCGCTGACGGACAGGCGAGGCTGCGCGCCCGCCCCCAGCGCAGGGGCCACCCCGGGCCAATTCGCTCGGCACTCCTCGTCCGGCCCAACGTCCGGGGGCTCTGGAGAACCCGGAGCCGTGTGGTAGGAACCTGACGAACCGGAGGAGTCCTGGCGCCGGGCGGGGACCTCAGGCAGGCGCCCTGGGAGCCCAGGCAGGGCTGGCGGTGCGAGCGCGGTCAGCATGGTGGGGCTGGACGCCGCGCACTACCTCCCTCACGTTAGCCTCCGCCGGTGCCGCGGACGCCCGCActgtccccccgccccgcccgcggtGTCGTGGGGTCACCGCGCCTTAACGGCCGCGTCCGCTCGCGAAGCGGTGGCGTCGCTAGCAGGAGAGACTTGGGCCCTAGGCTCTACCTTTCCAGCTTTCTCCCCTGGCGCGGGCCAGAAGCCTAGGGTGCGTCGCCAGGCTTTGGCTGACATGAAGGTGAGGGAAAGGCAGGTGTGCAACTTGAAGCCAGGAGCTAGGCCCATCTCCACTCCTCCACAGGCTAGGAAACAGGCTGAGCAGGGGTCTGCCTAACAAGGACCATGGTGGTATGGATTAGAATGTGAGCCAGGGGGCCAGGACCACACTTTCAGACCAGGCAACTCAGATCTTGTGAGCAATTTCATCTTCTCCTTAGCCCCCAGTGTCTTCCCATCACCTCAGTGcaccccttctccccagcctTATCATTTGTACTAGCTAGAGTTCATAAGGGTGTACCCACCACCTTCCTTGACCCATGAGCCCACGATCCGATAGAAAGCATTGCTTGGTAAGCTCCCTCGACCCGGAAAGTTGTGCCAGGGCCTCAGGTAGGTGCTGTCTCTGGCTGGACCCATCGCCTTTAGTGGGAACATCCTGGATGGGGCTGGAGTGCATAGCTCTAGCATTCCCATTCTGCCTTGGCACCTAGAACAAGCCCTGGATGCCTATGTGGGGGTCTCCTAGGAACCTCTGGGGGTAGCTGTGGCCCCCTGTATAAAGACTCTGAGGCAGAAAGAGCTCTGTGCTCTCCCAGGCACTTGCAAGGCCCTCACTCCAGCACCCTGGGGACAGGAACAGATTGGGAAGGAGTCACCACCTGTCATAGCCCTGGGACAATGACAATGGGCACCATTTACCCTTAAACTTCTGGCTTCGAGTTCCTACTATGATTCAGGCTCCAGGTGGCCTTGGAGCAAACGCATCAGCACCCCCATCCCCATTGTACTCATCCTCACACTGACCCAGGTTAGGCTAGACTTGACAAATCTGACTCAGCCTCCGAGTGGGTCTCCTGCCTGGGTATGTCTCCATGATCACCTAGCCATCAGAGATGGCTTGTGAAAGGATCAAGCCTGCCTATCATCTAGCCCTGCATATGCAACTTTAGCGAGTCCTAGACCCTTCGCAGACTTCCCCCACCTTAAAAATAGACATAGCATggtccttttcccttccttccctttgggAAGACTCGAGCTTCTGTTTGGGGGAAGTGTAAGAAGGTGCAAGTGTGATTCACAGGTATAACATAACATTATATGATGGAAATTGATTTCCCAAATTCATTGTGGTCCTGGAACCCATGATCTTTGATGTCTCTGGTCaggacttcacacacacacacacacacacacacacacacacacagagcccttCCTGCTCTATAGCCAAGTTGGGAGAGTTAAATTTACCAAGGcactgggagtggggtggggtgttTACAGGTAACCAGGGGTAACCAGAGCTGTTTACATAGGGAGGGATTAAATACCAAGAGTAGGAAGGACAGTGCCTATTAGACAACAAAGTAGTCCTCCCCTGCGCTATACCCCCACACTTTCACTCCCCCTACTAtccaagggagggagggaagtggcaGGGGCTGGAGACTTCAGCAGCATCCTTTTCTGAGCCAAGGAGTGGCCTGGAAAGTAGTGGTCCAAGGCCTGTCCCCCACCCAGTCCCTGGTAACTTGATTCTCCCTTCTGTCATGAAGgcccaggaggcaggcagggagaaaaaaaaaagagtgccttctgcctcttccctgggaGTCAGGGCACCGGTGAGGCCTGACGTGGCAGAAGCAGAAACCCACAGGGATGGGGACCCCCACAGCAGAGAAGGCAGAGGTCCAGCATTACAGCTACAGAACAGGAAGGtgaagacaattttatttttccctgggaTGCTGGTGGCTCCGGGCCTGACGCGTCCCCGAGGCTTTCTTATGCTTCTGGTCCAGCACTTGGGCCATGTAGTTCTCCTGTTGCTTCTGGATCCGGTAGTCAGACATGTGATTCCTGCAATGGAGCTGGCTGGGCATGGGCTGGGGACAGTCTAGGGTAGGGACCAGAGAGCTGGCTCCCTACTTCCATCAACAACCCCCAGCCTAGCCCAGACGCCTCACCTGATCTGTTCTGTCTGCTGGCTGATAACTTGCTGCAACTCCTTAATCTCATTCTCTTTGCCATTAAGTATATCTTCTTGCTTTATAATGTGAGACTCAATTtctgtgggggagaggcagggagaaggcgTGGTTCCCATCCGAAGGGCTCCTTCCTGAGATAAGGCATTCATTCCCTTATGGGTCTTTTTAGAACTTGGCTCTCCTGACCCAGGGGTTCTCCACAAGTAGCTGTTAACATCATGGTAAGAATGAGTTTTTATGGCATTTTGATAGGATGGTGACTGAGCGGCACAATGTCTGCTGAATGTGTCAGTGACTTCACAACTCTATTCTGGACCAGGTGACTCACATGAGGGCAGGAAAAGGCCTCTGCAGAGAGGTGGACAGTGCTGCCCAAAGGCAGGAGGATGAATGGCTCCAGTCCCTAACTCCTGCTGATCTTCACAGCTATCACCTCCTTGGCAAGACACTTCCTAGTTTAAAGTACAACCTCTCCCAATAGTTCCTAtccctttttcctgctttctttttcttcttagcacttaTACCTAATATACCACATATTTTACTCACTTTTCTTCTCTACTAGGATTTACATCCATGAAATCCATAatgataatattatttaaatttactgCTTTAACCCTAAGGCCTAAAATcgtacctggcacatagaaggtgcacaataaatttatttgtggaatgaatgaccAGGATATCCTCTGGGGAGTCAGGACTTAGAAACATCACTTAGTTCAGTCATCTCAATCCAACCAGATGTACTGAGGGCCAGCTGGATGCCCAGACTTGTGCTAGGGCTTAAGGAGAGAAGACAGGCCCCCTACCCTCAAGGAGGCAGCTCCTGAAAGAGAGTTAAAACTCAGGAACTGATCAGAGAACAGAGGGTGATGTTTTAGCAGTGTTAATATGAGACAGTATTGCtactttgggcaagttgcctCCTCTTCTAGACCCATTTTCTCATCTGCTGACAGGGACAGCACAGGGGCGTGAGGTGAGAGGAGATAGTGGTAACAAAGCTTACCCCAAATTAAGTGCTCATTAGATGCAAGGATGATTTTTGTGTCTTGCATCAAAATCGAAAGAGGTTGTAGGGATGGGGGGGAGGCGGTGCTTCATTTACATAAACTGACCCTTGGGGAGCCCTGGAAAATTCTGATCCTCCTAGGAAGAAAATCCCACCACCTTTAAAGATTAGACAAATATTAACTAGAACACAAGGtctaaaaaatgtagaaatgctGAAGTATTTAAGGTTTCAGAAGAGAATTTGGTAAAAAGTTAATGCACAGCATAGAAAAGAGGAGACAAAGAcacaggagaaggaagagaatgaaaatgagctCACTCGGTCATAGGACCACGCCTATTGAACCTTCTTCCCCAGGTCACGCAGATTGATTGATTGTGAAGTTCTTTTGGGAAAAGGCATCAGAAATTTAtgtgaatcttttaaaataagttagagatgaatttaaaataaatagcaccCACAGAGAGAATGGTTAGAAAATCcctttgagaaaaataagaaactatgtaagtataaaaacaaactaaaaccacaaaaaGGGAGGTTCTCCAACCTGGCCAACAGGCCAGGgggaggctcaggtcatgagatttGCTCAGGTGAGGGCTTGTGTCCCACTGGAGGGGTCTGGGACATTCTGGGGGAGGGCAGCCAGGTTCCATCCCcatagcatacacacacacacacacacacacacacacacacacaccttccacaAGCAGACATAGAACCCCGTGGCTTTGGCTGATCTCTAGGAAATGCTCGAGTACCACCAGAAAAGAACTCTAGGTTTCTTTTAGGGAAGtatggggacaggcagagagacaggaaggagtgGGGTCTGGTGGCCTTGGGTACAGAGGCAGTGACTGCCTGCTGGGCCCCAGGAGGCCCTACTGAGAGCCCTTGGTCAAACAGCCACAAGGCCTGTCAGCCCACCTAGTCAGATCAAGATATTGGCCTGTTGCATCTTATTAGTAAGAGTACTCACCAAGGGAGAGAGGGCTGATTGGTAGGTACGGGGTGCCCAAGACTTCAGGTGGACAATCCATCAGAAGGGACTCTGAATCTCTTTTGGAATTGGGCTCTGGTCTCTGGCCTACTCAAAATCTGCTGCAATGTATGAAGCAGATGTTGCATGTGGAATTCAGATCTGTTCCTTAAACCAGGTAAGGGGAATTTAGTGTTCTGGGAAACTGAAAGGCATTCCTGGGATCTAGAGACACGGGTGGCTGACAGAAAGTGGCCCCACAGCTCATGGCACCAAGTGAGCCAAACAAGGAGCACATACATCTGCACAGAGCAGAGATGAAAACTAATGGCCTATGGACATATTATACTTAGCCTATacaatagttttaaaatttctaaatcagTTGCCAACACTAAAAAGTCAGAAAAGTTTCCATGAAAACTggcttccagtttcttttttaaggatcTGACAATACTGCCCCCCTGCTCCCCAGAGCAGAGGCACTAAGCCCTTGAGAGAGGGCACAGCTCTTCCTGTCACCACACTCCCTACCCCTCCCTACTGGGTCCCTAGCAGTCAGCTCCCAGATAGGACTGTGCTTGCCCTGCTGTTCCTCTTGTAACAGGTATGAGTGAAGTACACTATTTCTAATACCCATCAAAAGTGGGAAAACAAAGTTGGACTAAAAGGTCGTATGTTTCAAGAAAAATGGGAGCGAGCCCATTCCTTTATGGCCATGAAGAATATTGTACACCAACTGCTTCCCTCATTTCCGTGCCTGCCTGGTCCCTGAAGGGCCTTTGCGATGGTGTGGGCCCGCCTGGGCCTCCTGGTATCCTCAGTCGGGGGCAGAAGTTGGGGTGAAACCCTGCCCTTGACACAGGCACTGCGCTGTTAGGGAAGAGGCCCATGTATGTAAGCGTGGGGGGAGCACGGGCCTCCCGCCTACCAATTGCACTTGGTGATGAGCTGGTCCTTCTTACTGGATTCCTGCAGGGCTCGCTCTTGAcactggagagcctgggtggAGAAGATAAGACAAGAGAGGGTGGGAAGGCCTGACAGGTAGACCTGGACCCCCAAACCTTCACAACCCTTTGAAAGGCCCACTCACGCTTTTTCAAAAGCCAGCTTCTCTTTCTCCAGCTGTTTAGATAGCACCTCTATCTCTCCGAGGGCAAATTGCAACTTCTCCTCTTCCTTGGCCAGGAGGACCTTGGTCTTGGCATTGGGCAGCTTCTTCTTCCTGCAGGAACAGAAAGCGGACCTCATTAACCCCTGAGCTACCCTAGGTCTCCTAGGTTCCATTATACAGCCCATTTCTCAGACAGGCATATAGAAGCCAGGGTACAGGAAGATTCTGTCCTCACTACTAGGGCAGGAAGCTGTCAGAGGCCAATAATAACTGTGCCCATCCACAGGGAATCCCAGGAATAGGGGAAGATCAGGAGCCCACAGAGGCACTTACTTACCACCAGCTTCTTTTCCACTGCCTGGAACTCTTCTTTACTGACAAAATTTTCATCTGGAGAACCATCTGCaacagagcctggctcagggAGGCCTGGGGCTGGTGTTGAAGGGGTACTCTCTAGGGACCAGGACCAAGGTTAGACAATGGGATGATACCTAGGATGAGACTTGGGCTCTGAACAGGGAGAATTTGGTTCCATAAGATTCACAGAGGCTCAGCTCTaggtcctgccctcaaggagcaaCCAGTTTGATATAGGTAGATAGCCCATGGCCAGTACTTCTAACACAGTGTGCACTATGATGGAGAAGCACAAAAGGTTGTGGTGCCCAGAGGAGGCCCCTGGTCTGGGGAAGGGTCAGACCTGCTTCTGGAGAAGGGGTCATCAGACATGAGCTCTGACTGGTAAACAGGGGTGGGCAAGAAGAGGGGGTGGAACAGAAAGTGTTCTAGATGGTGAGAACATACATGCAAAGGCCAGCTGCAAAGAAGAGCTGGGTTCCCTCAGGGAATTGCAGGTAATTGAATGCCTAGAGCTGCACGCACCCCTCAGGGTGAGAAATAGATGTTAAGTCAGTTTTGTTTCTGAGATGGAGATATCTCCCAGCTCTCCTTatcaagatagaaaataaaacagaaaaaccatGAACTTCAGCTGGCCAAGACTTTACCATGCCTGTCCAGGTAGTCTGTGGCTCCAatgcttgaaatcatgaactagGATTTGACTCAGAAGGCAAAAGCAAAGGGGCATTAAAGGGTCGCAGGCCCTTAAGTTAACATGTGCAAGGGACAAACCTGTGCTTACTGCACTCAAAATGGCGCTGCATTAGACACTGGGAGGAGATGTCCATAATGGAAAACGCGTTATAGTTTCAATACCTGCATCTGAGAACCCCGGGGAAGCCAATGGAAGTCATCTCCAATTAGAAgtggggaaagtgaggctcagtGAATACACGGGGGAGATATCTAGTAGGCCTTACACAACCAGACAGAGAGTAGAAAGCACGTTAATTTGTTTAAATTCCCTGGAAAATAATCATGAAGACCTTGACCCTTTTTGGCTCCACCCCTACCAGCCAGAACATACTCGGGGCCCGCCTCCTCCTGATTACGCCATTGGCAATGTGCTCTAAGCTTGCCATCGGCGTCGGAACAGGgtctggccccgcccccgccatttAGGTGTCCGGTCCGGCCCTCCCCCAGCTCTTCGGGCTGCATACCACATTCCTCAGCTGGTGAATCAGTTCCTCCTGAGACTCGATCACGTCCCGCAGTTGATCGAAAGCGAGACACACTGATCCTGACCCCCCCTGCGACCACCCGAGGGGCGTCGCCATCTTTCCCCCCCCAGCTCGTTGGAAATGTCTCTGGGCGCCTCACCCACCGACGTTCACCAATGAGAATGGGACGCCATAGAGCATCTTGGCAACCGGGGGCGGGGACTTTCTTTGTTAGTAGGGGTGGAGCCCGCCTCTTAAAGGAGCCACTCTCTTAAAAGCACAGCCTTCCCGTGGAGGACCTTCTAACAACCCTTAGGGATTTAAGTTTATAGTTTATGTGCACACCTGTTTTATCTTGTGTTCGTCACGCAGACCTGAGGAGCAGACGGGGCACGGTTTGGTGAACAGCCCTCACTCAGACAAGGCCCTCAGCCTTATCCCAGGGCCTGTTAAACTGCAAGACCTGTGAAGCAAGAGCCAGCTAAGAACTCCTGCATTTTTGACGTTAACAGCCCTCTTTCTCCCACCCTAATCTCTGGATTTCACCCAGAGTATGACACTCCAGCCTCCTGTGATTTCTTTTACAAGTACGAATACATTTAGTGTTTAGGTAATCTGAACCCAAGCAATGAAGGGAAGCACAGACCAGAAAAGGAGAGTGGCCTCACCCAAGATGAAGAGTCCTCATACTCTGGTACCAGGTTGTTGGTAGCCACATTGGAGCCAGGTGCCACCATGTCAAAGTGCCGGGGACGGCCCTGAGAGATCAGGAGAACTGAAGAGGGGCATGAAAGACACGGAGAATGGAGGTAGACAAGGATAAAGTGATCACACATCCCCATTGAGGATATAGGGGGATCATCACATCCCCATTGAAGGCTTTCTTCAAAACCCAAATAAGATTAAATAAGCTTAGGAAAAATCGGAGCGAATATTCACTGAGTATTCACTATTCTGTGGCACCATTAAGCTTTTTCATGTGATCTTCACAATAACTTTGGGAAGTAGGTTATAATACCCTTAACTAGGTTCTATGAGAGTGAGTAACTTGCCAAGGTCAGGTTTTAACACAGAAAGTTTGATTTCAGAGTCCATGTTCTTAACCATGATGCTGTGTTACATTTTTGTTGAACATATTGGATACTAAAGTTATGGAAATTGAAACCCCCCAGGCAAGAAATGACTATATTAAGGATGTTTGGAAAAAGTGTTATCAGGGACCAGGAAGGGAAGCTGAAAATTCAGGTGGGCCACTCAGACTGCTCCCCAAAGCTCCTTAGGGACCTATTTTGGGGTTGGAATTTGGGGCCTGATAAATGTGACCATTCCTGTGAGTCTCCCAGTGGTAGCCCTTGTTttatctttccttgtttcttgtttttgttctcaCATCCTTGAGAGCAAGGCCTTTTCTGTTGACCAATCTTAAAGGGCCTAGAGCAGTACCATCCAATAAAATGTAGG
Coding sequences:
- the PROB1 gene encoding LOW QUALITY PROTEIN: proline-rich basic protein 1 (The sequence of the model RefSeq protein was modified relative to this genomic sequence to represent the inferred CDS: inserted 3 bases in 3 codons), producing the protein MLTALAPPALPGLPGRLPEVPARRQDSSGSSGSYHTAPGSPEPPDVGPDEECRANWPGVAPALGAGAQPRLSVSAQNSRQQLGTSSGFPRGPGSGPRPPQPQLRMLPSGEMEVIFGAGALFSRSDAADSEVQQLTARAFRSLSPPGPATPAPATPTPQAPNGGSRWATYLELRPRGPSPGTPAQFECVEVALEERAEPARPRTVPKRQIELRPRPRSPPREAGAPXPRLLLRTGSLDESLGRLQEAAGLVQTALARKLSPAAPARSSATFGPTGRLECATRETARSTRKVLEEARSRPPRVHHSSAPARAPRPWPSLRERAIRRDKPAPGTEPLGPVSSSIFLQSGEKIQEAHSQELEARFPRETLDRTILREPSPPFESRDPREVPSKAGKPRSSSPLWQAPNGTVRGPHCPSPQNLPPWNRAIRRVSSPSFPEASSAWGNQDPAIEETVSRRSPSPPIRSQWNQGVARTRSPSPEAPSLXEVPKPAVGNTAEGNRSPSPPALSSLEAPDRTNGTWNPSPQETWDPTLQGSSIVPTSEALNGIGQEELALPRPSAPRTPELTDAQSPSTREMRNLAFRGSQQSPEVDAPELPLSRLVGTLDADVHREVSGPGEAASGRPRVAIPRPRDVRKMVKTTYAPSFPPGTPGSGLPAPPAEPRGEEGGSSKTQEFQALESPAPAHYTSVYLKDFLPVVTHPYEPPEPSSDTVPRDASQPNGVLRRRAENSTAKPFARTEIRXPGALALGRRREGPGGVLVRGSGVENRDAEVQRLVPDGQGRTSPLGGARTSPQQSPIGPAGPQPSRPPCPSSPQANPSLSPGIAPKLETPRVAPETATAVQSSLPREPQASAGRTAPPQPRAASAPPMDRSPEGPFQGARKPPGTAYPGKVLVDPESGRYYFVEAPRQPRLRLLFDPESGQYVEVLLPPSPPGPPRRVYTPLALGSSLYPPAYGPIPSLSMPPSPGPPAFSGPPLPWASEAGHLDGMYYLPVSGTPSPAPPLLLCAPPNSSGSAQPGKGSLFPV
- the SPATA24 gene encoding LOW QUALITY PROTEIN: spermatogenesis-associated protein 24 (The sequence of the model RefSeq protein was modified relative to this genomic sequence to represent the inferred CDS: inserted 1 base in 1 codon; substituted 1 base at 1 genomic stop codon); protein product: MATPLGWSQGGSGSVCLAFDQLRDVIESQEELIHQLRNVMVLQMKILSVKKSSRQWKRSWWKKKLPNAKTKVLLAKEEEKLQFALGEIEVLSKQLEKEKLAFEKALSSVKSEXLQESSKKDQLITKCNWXAGEIESHIIKQEDILNGKENEIKELQQVISQQTEQISQLHCRNHMSDYRIQKQQENYMAQVLDQKHKKASGTRQARSHQHPREK